The genomic segment GAGGTGGAGCATGACCGAGACGCGGAGGCCGGTGCCGACGTTGGTCGGGCAGGCGCTGAGGTAGCCGAAGCGTTTGGAGTAGGCGTATTCGAGTCCGGCTTCGAGGGCGTTGTCGAGGCGTTCGATCTGTTGGAAGGCTTCGGAGAGCTGCATGCCGGAGCGGAGGACCTGGAGGCGGAGGTGGTCTTCCTCGTTGATCATGGCGGCGAAGGTCTCATCGGGTGCGATGACGACGCCTCGGGGCCAGTCGTTTTTCTCCGCGGCGAGGTCGCGGCTGACGAGATGGCGTTCGACCAGGAGCTGTCGGTCGAGGCTCGGGGAGGCGGCCATATCGACCCAGATGATGTTGTCGGCGAGCCGCTGGGCCTGGACCTCGTCTTTGATGAGGTGCATGACCTCGACTTGCTGGCGGCGGTTGGCGCGGTGGACGAAGGGGAAGCCGGCGAGGTTGCGGGCGTAGCGGATGCGGGAGGAGATGACGACCTCGCCGTGGGGTCCGTTGCCGCGGAGCCATTCGCCGGCGTGTTCGGGGATCTGACTGAGGCTCATGGGCCAACGTCCCTGTCGGTAAGGGTCAAACTCGGGTCAGTGATCGTTCTCGAACTGGCGGATCTCGTCGCGGATGCGTGCGGCCAGCTCGTAGTCTTCGATGGTGACGGCGTCGTCGAGGCGCTTGCGCATGCGCATGAGCTGCATCTGGCGGTGTTCGCCGGCGCCGGCTCGGCGGGGGACCTTGCCGACGTGGTGGGTTCCGCCCTCGTGCGCGCGTTCGAGCAGGGGAGAAAGTTGGTGCTCGAAGGCGGCGTAGCACTGGGCGCAGCCGAGGAGGTGTTTTTCGCGGAACTCGGAGAAGGACATGCCGCAGCCTTCGCAGCGGGGTTCATCGGGTGAGCCGACCTCGTCGTCTTCCTGCTGGAGCTTGACGAAGTTGGTCAGTAAGTCGTTGATGGGCGTAGGGATAGCTTTGATGGCGAGGCCATCCTCGGCGGCGTGGAGGTCGCAGAGGTGCTTCTCGATCTTGTCGCCTTTGTCGATCTCGACGGAGTGATGCGTGGCTGGCCGGTCGCAGCGGTCACACTTGCGCTTCACATCGGGTCCCTCTAAAGAAAACGCTTGCGGAGCTATCGTAGGCTGTAGACACGGCTTACGCTACAGGGAATTATGGTCAGTCGGCGGCGAGGTCGCGGCCGGCGAGGGTGAGCATGACGTTGCCGGAGCCGGAGCGGAAGCCTTCGAGGTCGAGGGCGGCGTAGACGAAGCCGGCGCGTTTGACGGCGGTGACGACTTGCTCACGTATCTCCTGATCCATCAAGCGGTTGAGTTGATCGGCGGGGATTTCGAGGCGGGCGACCTGGTCGTGGTGGCGGACACGGAAGCCGGAGAAGCCGAGGTCGGCGAGGGCGTCTTCGGCGGCTTCGACCTGGGCGAGTCGCTGGGGGGTGACTTCGGTGCCGTAGGGGATTCGTGAGGCGAGGCAGGCGGCGGCGGGTTTGTCAGCGTTGGGTAAGCCCATGTGGAGGGCGAGGTTACGGATGTCCTGCTTGTTGAGTCCGGCTTCGAGGAGAGGTGAGATGACGCCAGCGTCGCTGGCGGCGTTGAGTCCGGGGCGGTGGTCGCCGAGGTCGTCGGTGTTGGTGCCGTTGGCGATCCAGGGGATGTCTCGCTCTTTGGAGAGTTGCTGTAAAGCGTGGTAGAGATTGGTTTTACAGTAAAAACAGCGGTCGCCGGCGTTGGCGCGGTAGTTGGGATCGTGCTGTTCGGCGGGGTTGACGGTGATGAGTTGGAGGTCGAGGTCGGCGGCGATTTGTTGGGCTTCGCGGAGTTCGCGGCGGGGGAGGGAGAGGGAGTCGCCGATGACGGCGATGCAGTGGTCGCGGCCGAGGATGTTGCGGCCGACGGCGGCGACGAGGGTGGAGTCGATCCCGCCTGAGTAGGCGACGAGCATGGAGCCTCGTTGGCGTATGGTCTGTTCCAGAGAGGCTTTACAGTCCTCGACGGAGCGGTTGGGGGTGGAGTCGGGCGCGGTCATAGGTTCATGTTAGCGGGCGACTGGACAGGGGCGCGGGGCGGCTTACAATCTGGCGTTCCGAGTTTGGCTCGGCGGGCACCTGTAGCTCAATTGGATAGAGCAGCGGTCTACGGAACCGCAGGTTAGAGGTTCGAATCCTCTCAGGTGCATTTGAGGGCGTTTTTTTGGGTGGGGATGGGTTGGAATTTGTGCGCACTGGGCTTTGATCGTCAATCAAACGTGACCGATGGGGTTTGGATGCGGTTGTTTGTGCGCGCGCTGGGGCGTAGTCTTAGATGGATTCTGTGGGCACGCCTTCGGCGTGACCACAGCCACCCGCGAGAGAATCGATGGTAAAGATCTGTATTACTGCAATAGTCTTGTTTGTTATATTGACAATCTTTGTATTCGTGCGCGTCGAGATTACGCCCGTAGTAGAGCTTGTTTCTTCTGGGGGGAGTGATGTGGAGCAGGCCATCCGACAGGGGCAATCACTACCCGACATAAAGAGAGCTTTGGATCTGCCAACTTACGGGGAAGATGTGCAGGCAGATGAGTTATGGAGAAGCGCTCTGGAAGTAGCAGTATCGAAGAATAGGGCTGACGTCATAGAGTGGTTAATAGATAGCCATGACCTCCCTACGCACGGTCCCGTATACGGTTATGCACAACCCCTCAACGTAGCTAACGTTGCAGGCTCTTCAGATGCTATTAGGGTTCTATTGAAACTTGGTGCTGACCCGTTTTATAGTTACAACAATGGTGGTAGTTCTGTGTACCACGCTAGAAAAAGGTATCAAACTGTCTTGAGCGTTTACCAAGATGCTGGGGTAGATATTAATTCTGAGCGAACCGAATAATCGCCTGCTTAGATGACCTTGGCCTGGTTGGATTCTGTAGGCGCGGGTTTGGCGTGATTACTGCTACCCGCGAGGTGGGGTGGGTTTGGGCGTGGGGGTTGGGTTGGAGAGCGAGATTGTGTTGGCGACTTGTCTTGTTGGGGTCTGGGATCGGATCGTTGGGTGTGTCCCTGACCCCATGCTTGGCGCATGGGGCTCGTAGTCGATGGTTGTTGGCTGGATTCTGTGGGCAGGGCTTTGGTGTGGCCGCAGGCACCCGGGGGCGGTGTGGGTTTATTGTAGAAAGGCGCTGATGAGTTGTTGGGCGATGGTGGGCCAGGTGTAGTTGGTTTCGACGAGGTGGCGGCCGGCGATGCCCATGTCTTTTGCCCGGTCGGGGTTATCGAGGACGGAGGTGAGGGCGTTGGCGACGGCGGCGGGGTTACGTTCGGTGATGATGCCGGCGGAGGCTGAGGCGATGGCGGGGAAGTGGCAAGTGTTGGTGATGACGACGGGTCGGGCGCAGGCGAGGGCTTCGGTGATGGCCATGGAGAAGCCTTCCTGTCTTGAGGTCATGCAGAAGCAGGAGCAGTCGACGAGGGCGGCGAGTTTGGTGCGGCCATAGATGGGTCCGGGGATGAGGACGTGGTCCTGGAGTTTGTGCTTCTGGACGAGGTCGTTGATACGTCTGGCGTCTTCATCGGGTGGTCCAGCGAGGACGAGTCTGGTGTCGGGGTGCCTGGTGATGACGGTCCGGAAGGCATCGACCATGAGGTCGAGTCCTTTGGCGGGGTGGATGCGTCCGAGGAAGAGGATGTAGGGGTGGTCTGAGAGTTTGGCGTGTTGTCTGTATTCGCCTTTGGGGGGGAGGTTGGCGAACTCATCGAGGAAGATGCCGTTGGGGATGATTCGTGTTGGCACGTTGTAGCCAAGTGAATCGATGTAACGGGCTTCGTCATCGTTGAGTGCCTGGATGAAGCGAGCGTGGCTGATGAGCGAGCGGTAGCCGAGATTTAAGGCGAGCTTTTTTTTCCAGGCTTTGAGCTGGAGGCTCCAGGGGCTGAGCATGCCGTGGGGTGTGATGGCGTAGGGGATGCTGTTGTTGGTAGCGACTAAGGAGGCGGCTCGAAGGATGGGGTCCCATACGCCGTGGAGGATGAGGGCGTCGGCGCCGTGGATGATGGGGTCGAGGTCTGTGACGAGGTCGTCTGGGACGAAGCCAGCCATCCCGCCTTTGGACCGGATGTGGTGGATGTTGAGTTGGTCGCGGTGTGGGAGGCCGTCGAGGAGGCTGTGCTGGGCTTGTTCGCCTGCGGGTGCCGGGTGGCAGGCGATGACGGTGTTGTGACCGAGTCCGGCGTGCGCGGCGGCGACACGGGAGGCGACCATGGGTACGCCGCCCCAGGCAGGGTCAAGATTCTGGATGACGTGCACGACACGCACAGGCTGATCCTCAAAGCAGAAACTTCTATGAGGCTAGCATCTGATGTGCGTTATGCATGTTAATTCATGGTTGGGGAGGTATTTTTGTGATTCTCATCGCGGGTCTATGGCATCGATGCAAAGCTGGGCGATCCTGGGCCAGGTGTAGCGATTGTTGACGAGGTCTCGTCCGCGTTGGCCCAACTCGTGAGCTTCGGCGGGATCGGCGAGGATCTGGCTCATTGCGGCGGCGACGTCTTGAGGATTGAGAGAGGTGACGACGCCGGCGTTGATTTCGGCGACATCTGAGAAGTTGCATTCGTGGGTAATCACGACGGGTTTGGCGAGGGCGAGAGCTTCGGTGATGGCGATGGAGAAGCCTTCCTGTCGTGAGGGCAGGCAGAAGCAGGCGGCGTCGATGAAGGCGGCGAGTTTGTCGATGCCGTAGAGGGGTCCGGTCATGAGGACGCGGTCGGTGAGCTGGTGCTTGGCGATGGTTTTTCGGAAGGGTTCGGCGGCGTCGGCTTCGGGCCCGGCGACGACGAGTCGTGCGGTGGGGTGTTGTTGGGCGAGGATGGAGAAGGCTTCGCCGAGGATGTCGAGTCCCTTTTTGTAATGGAGTCTGCTGAGGAAGAGGATGTAGGGGTGGTCCGCGAGTTCGGGGTGGTTTGCTCTGAAGGTTCCGGGCTGAGGGAGTTCGGCGAACTCTTCGGTGAAGATGCCATTGGGGATGATGCGTGTTGGGGCTTTGAGGCTGAGCGGTGTGAAAGCGGCCTGTTCCTCGGTGTTCATGGCCTGGAGGAAGGCGGCGTTGTGGAGCATCTCGCGGTAGCCGAGGAGCAGGGCGATCTGTTTTTTGAGTCGTTTTTGGGAGAGGCTCCAGGGGTGGAGCATGCCGTGGGGTGTCATGGCGTAGGGGACGTTATCGCGGCGAGCGATTTTAGATGCTGCGAGGAGGATGGGGTCCCATAGGCCATGAAGATGCAGGGCGTCGGCTGTATAGAGGATCGGGTCGAGGTCTTTGATGAGGTCCGTGGGGATGTATCTGGCGAGCCCATGGGATCGGGGGATGTGGGAGATCAGGAAGCGGTCGCGGTGGGGTAGTCCGTCGAGAAGTTTAGCTTCGGCGTTGATGCCATCGGGTGCGTGGTGGCAGGCGATGAGGACATCGTGTCCGAGTCCTGCCTGGGCGGCGGCGACTCTTGAGGCGACCATGGGGACGCCGCCCCAGGCGGGGTCGAGGTTCTGGATGACGTGGACGATGCGCAAGGGTCGTGATGTCTCCGGTCCGAGAACGGAGTTGGTGGGTTGTTGGCGTCATCGCATCATCGGATGGATGGGGTGCGGGGCTTGGGCGGGTGCGGGCTGGGTTTGTGTGGAGAATACGCCCGACAGGATTCGAACCTGTGACCTGCGGATTAGAAGTCCGCTGCTCTATCCAACTGAGCTACGGGCGCGGAGGTTGGATCAGGAAGGATATCGGGAGAGGGGTCTTGAGCCTAGTGCGGCGGTGAGGAGCAGGAGGGTGGCGGCGGCGGGTTCGGGGAGGGCTGGGGTTGGGAAGGTGGTGGGTGCGAGGGGTCTTTGGAAGCCGAAGTTGGTGGCGAGGAGGGAGAGGTCGATGAGGTCGATGGTGCCTGAGGCGTTGAAGTCGGCGTTGGTCCAGCCGCCTGCGGTTGGGATGGGCTGGTTGAAGTTGGCGGCGAGGATGGAGAGATCGACGAGGTCGATGCTGCCGTCGAGGTTGGCGTCGCCCTGGCGGGTGTTCCAGACTTCCTGGACGAGATACAGGAGGTCATCGGGGTTGACGGAGCCGTCTTCGTTGAGGTCGAAGGTGGGGTTGTTGGTGCCGAAGTTGGCGGTGAGGGCGTTGATGTCGAGTTGGTTGACGAGCCAGTCGTTGTTGAAGTCGGCGGGGATGGGGCGTCGGTCGGCGAGGAGTTCAACCTGGTCGATGTCGAAGCTGAGTTGGAACTGGTAGTCGCCGGGGAGGAGATAGGCGGAGGAGTCTTCGGACCAGGTGGAGTTGACGCGGGTGACGAAGCGGTACTGGCCGGGTGTGGTGATGGTGAACTGCCAGAGGGCGGGGAGGACGGTGTTCTCGGTGGCGACGATGGGTGCGGGTCGGCGGTTGGGATCGATCTTGGGGGAGTTGTCGAGTTCGGGATTCTGGTCGTAGAAGGCGGTGAGTTCGGAGGCGACTTCGAGAACGCCACGGGAGTACCAGAGGACGTGTCCGGCAGTTCCGGCGTTGCGGGCGTCCTGGATCATCTGGAGGAAGTCGGCGGGGCTGGTGGGTGTGCTGGACGAGTCACGGGAGATGCCAACGACGAGGTCTTCGAGGCGGCCGTTGGGTGTGGCGTCGGCGCCGGCCATGATGTTGACCTGTGTTGGTAGGGTGCTGCGGTAAGCACTGAGGGTGTTGCGGTAGACCTGGGGGACGATTTCGTCGAAGAGCCCGGCATCGGCCCAGTCTTCCCAGTCGGCGTTGTACTGGGTGAAGGAGAAGGTCATGATCGAGGGGGAGACGGAGACGATGAGGTCGGGTCGTGCGGTTTTGACGGCGGTGTACCATTCGGTTGCGAACTCGAAGGTTTTTTGGGCGCGCCAGTTTCGGAAGTTTGAGTCGTTGAGGCTGGTGGGGAGGTTGCGTCCGGTTTCGGCGAGGTAGAGGGCTGCGGTGGTGGGGTCCCAGCCGAACTCTCGGGGCCATGCGAGTCGGTCATCGAGTTGGACGCCGTCGAGGTCGTTGGCGTTGATGGCGTCGAGGGTGACGTCGATGAGGAGTTGTCGGACTTCGGGGATGGCGGGATTCATCCAGGCGAATCCGTTGGAGTTGTTGGCGTAGTTTCCGTTGCGGTCCTGGAGCAGGTAACCGTTGGCGAGTGCCCATTGCGAGAGGGGGTTGGAGGGGGTACCGCCTGAGCCGACGAACTGTGATGAGAAGCCGAACTCGAGCCAGGCGATGTGGGCCATCTGGTTGCGGTGGGCGTGGATGGTGGTTTCTTCGAGTAGGTTTCGACCGCCTAGGGATGGGGCGCGGTCGATGCCGATGAGCTGCTGCATGGTGGGTGAGGGGAACTGTGAGTAGCCGTTTTTCCAGGCTTCGACGTAGGCGGTGTTGAGACCGATGTTGCGGAGGTTGGTGAAGGTGGCCTGGGTGTTGGCACCGGAGGCGATGGAATCGGGGCCGGTGGTGGTGAGCCATGTCCCTCGGACCTCTGCGAGGGCGGGGGCCGCGAGGGTGGTGAGGATCACGATGCTGAACAAGCCACGGTGATGCACTGGGTTACCTCTGGAGTTGGATCAGTGTGAGCTAAGGATGCTGGTGGGTGAACTAGGCCTGATTGAGGGGGTGGCGTCAAGTCTTTCATAAGCTCAAAGATGGAAAGTGGGTGTGACTGGGGGGACAAGGGAGTTTATGCTGCTCTTTTGCAGGTTCCACAAGTCACTATTTGAAGGAGACTAAGGATGATTCGATCTCTTAGCGTGTTGAGTGCGGGTGTGCTGGTGGCGGGTTTGATGGGGTGTGAGACTTTTGAGGGGGATGATGATGTGTCGGTGGTGATGACGCAGGAGGCTCAGGCGGCGATGACGCCGGCGGCGGCGCTGGAGGATCTGAAGGCGGGCAACGCGAGGTTTGTTGAGGATGAGTCGTCGGAGTTTGATTATCTGGCGCAGGCTGAGGCGACGGCTTCGGGGCAGTATCCCAAGGCGGTGGTGCTGAGCTGTCTGGACTCGCGGGTTCCGGTGGAGGCGGTGTTCGATCAGGGGATCGGTGATCTATTTGTCGCGCGAGTGGCGGGGAACATCGAGAACGTGGACATCCTCGGGAGTATGGAGTTTGCGACGGAGTTGGCGGGGACGCCGTTGATCGTGGTGCTGGGTCACTCGTCGTGTGGTGCGGTGAAGGGTGCGATTGCTGAAGCGAAGATGGGCAATCTGACGGCGCTGTTGGGCGAGATTACGCCTGCGATTAAGGCGACGGAGATTGAGGGTGATCATAGTGTTGAGAACACGGCGTATGTGGACGCTGTGGTGGAGGCGAACGTGCGCAAGACGATGCAGGATCTGCCGGCACGGAGCGAGGTGCTCAAGCAGCGGGCGCGCATGGGCAAGCTGATGATCGTGGGCGGCGTGTACGACCTCGCCACCGGCCAAGTCCACTGGCTCGACTAACCCCCCCCCCCCCGCATTAGGCTTGTGGTGTTCTTAGGGTCTTCGAGATGAGTTGATTGAGCCCGGCTACGGCCGGGCTTTTTTATGTTGATGGGCGGCGTTGGGTGAGGAGGGTGAGGAGCAGGAGTGATGCGGCGGGTTCGGGGATGGGGGGAGTCGGGGTGGTGGCGTCGAAGCCGAAGTTGGAGGCGAGCAGGGAGAGGTCGATGAGGTCGATGGTCTGATCGAGGTTGAAGTCGCCTTGGGCGTAGGTTCCGGGGCTGCCGAAGTTGGCGGCGAGGTTGGAGAGGTCGATGAGGTCGATTTGTTGGTCGAGGTTGGCGTCGCCGGGTTCGGTGAGGGCGTAAAAGCGAATCCAGATTAGGGCGTCGTCGGCGTTGATGACGCCATCGCGGGTGATGTCGAAGGTGTCGAGGTCGTCGGTGGTGTTGAAGGCCTGGCCGAGGAGGTCGAGGTCGGGTGGGTTCAGGGAGGCGTCGTGGTTGAAATCACCAGGGATGGCGAGGGAGGTGTCCTGGGAGATGAGGGCGATGGAGCGGCGGTCTTCGCCAGCGATGGTGGTGGTGATGGAGGCTGCGATGTAGGTTTCGCCGTCGTTGTTGAAGGCGAGGGATGGGAAGCTGGCGTTGAAGGGTAGGGTTTCGGTGGTCCAGGAGGTGCCATCGGTGGTGGTGGCGAGTTTGAGCTGTGAAGCAGAGTCGTCGAGATCGGTATACGCGATGGCGGGTTGCCCGGTCACGGGGTTGATGGCGAGGCTGTCAGGTCGAAGAAAGAAGCTGGCAGCCTGGTCGATGGTCTGGGTGGTTGTGACGAGTTGATCATCGACCTTGGTCAGTGTGAGTTCTCTGTTGTTAGAGATGTAAGCGAAAACTGGATTTCCATCGGGGAGGATGTCGAGGGTGATACCTACAAAGAACACGCTCATGGGTTCTGCTGCGATGGTCTGCCATCCGAGTGTTGGATGCTGGCGGAGGACGGTGGCTTCCCGATTTCTTGATAAATAGGCGATGACGGGTCGGTTCTGGTGATCGAAGGCGATAGCGGGTCTGGAGTCGAACAATGGCCTGCTGTCGCCTGACAAGGGGACTAGCTGTCGCGCCCATGTACCGGTAGGCACGTCGTACGAGGCCAGTGAGAGGCCTGAATCGTCACTGATAACAACAGAGGGAACACCTTGTGCGTTCAGTGCTCGATCGAAACTAGTCGGCCCGAAAGAACTTATCTGCTGTGACAGTTCGAGTGAGTCGGTGACTGCGATGTACTCACCTTCATAATAGAATCCGAACCACGATGTGAAGCTGGCATGGCTGAACTCATCGACGGTGAGAGCGATATCCAGCGTATCCTGCGGTAGCGTTCGCACCAGGGTCGAGCTCTGGTCAATCGCTGTGAGCGTAACGCGTCTTGCTTGGGCAACCCAGACGCGATTGGTGTTGGGATCGACGGCGATGTCGCTGAAGAAGCTTGGGTTGGTGCTGCCGGGTGCGCCGGTGATGCGGGCGGTCCATTGGGCTTGTGCTGGGGCGCAGCAGATCGCCAGCAGCACGAGGGCTGTGGTGATCTCTCGGGCTACTCTCCTAGACGCTGGCATGGTGTGCTCCGTTC from the Phycisphaeraceae bacterium genome contains:
- a CDS encoding protein arginine kinase yields the protein MSLSQIPEHAGEWLRGNGPHGEVVISSRIRYARNLAGFPFVHRANRRQQVEVMHLIKDEVQAQRLADNIIWVDMAASPSLDRQLLVERHLVSRDLAAEKNDWPRGVVIAPDETFAAMINEEDHLRLQVLRSGMQLSEAFQQIERLDNALEAGLEYAYSKRFGYLSACPTNVGTGLRVSVMLHLPALKLTGEIEKVRRAARDTHLAVRGLFGEGSEALGDFYQVSNQSTLGKTEQEIVSDFEHTIVPQVIAYEQQARQALLKQRPAQLDDKIYRAWALLTHARVLGTEEVLSLLSHLRLGVNLGRLTSVDLRTINELLLLTQPAHLQRLVGRTMDPAERKIARADLVRQRLKPGGQG
- a CDS encoding glycosyltransferase, with the protein product MRIVHVIQNLDPAWGGVPMVASRVAAAQAGLGHDVLIACHHAPDGINAEAKLLDGLPHRDRFLISHIPRSHGLARYIPTDLIKDLDPILYTADALHLHGLWDPILLAASKIARRDNVPYAMTPHGMLHPWSLSQKRLKKQIALLLGYREMLHNAAFLQAMNTEEQAAFTPLSLKAPTRIIPNGIFTEEFAELPQPGTFRANHPELADHPYILFLSRLHYKKGLDILGEAFSILAQQHPTARLVVAGPEADAAEPFRKTIAKHQLTDRVLMTGPLYGIDKLAAFIDAACFCLPSRQEGFSIAITEALALAKPVVITHECNFSDVAEINAGVVTSLNPQDVAAAMSQILADPAEAHELGQRGRDLVNNRYTWPRIAQLCIDAIDPR
- a CDS encoding family 10 glycosylhydrolase translates to MFSIVILTTLAAPALAEVRGTWLTTTGPDSIASGANTQATFTNLRNIGLNTAYVEAWKNGYSQFPSPTMQQLIGIDRAPSLGGRNLLEETTIHAHRNQMAHIAWLEFGFSSQFVGSGGTPSNPLSQWALANGYLLQDRNGNYANNSNGFAWMNPAIPEVRQLLIDVTLDAINANDLDGVQLDDRLAWPREFGWDPTTAALYLAETGRNLPTSLNDSNFRNWRAQKTFEFATEWYTAVKTARPDLIVSVSPSIMTFSFTQYNADWEDWADAGLFDEIVPQVYRNTLSAYRSTLPTQVNIMAGADATPNGRLEDLVVGISRDSSSTPTSPADFLQMIQDARNAGTAGHVLWYSRGVLEVASELTAFYDQNPELDNSPKIDPNRRPAPIVATENTVLPALWQFTITTPGQYRFVTRVNSTWSEDSSAYLLPGDYQFQLSFDIDQVELLADRRPIPADFNNDWLVNQLDINALTANFGTNNPTFDLNEDGSVNPDDLLYLVQEVWNTRQGDANLDGSIDLVDLSILAANFNQPIPTAGGWTNADFNASGTIDLIDLSLLATNFGFQRPLAPTTFPTPALPEPAAATLLLLTAALGSRPLSRYPS
- a CDS encoding carbonic anhydrase family protein → MIRSLSVLSAGVLVAGLMGCETFEGDDDVSVVMTQEAQAAMTPAAALEDLKAGNARFVEDESSEFDYLAQAEATASGQYPKAVVLSCLDSRVPVEAVFDQGIGDLFVARVAGNIENVDILGSMEFATELAGTPLIVVLGHSSCGAVKGAIAEAKMGNLTALLGEITPAIKATEIEGDHSVENTAYVDAVVEANVRKTMQDLPARSEVLKQRARMGKLMIVGGVYDLATGQVHWLD
- the larE gene encoding ATP-dependent sacrificial sulfur transferase LarE, with protein sequence MTAPDSTPNRSVEDCKASLEQTIRQRGSMLVAYSGGIDSTLVAAVGRNILGRDHCIAVIGDSLSLPRRELREAQQIAADLDLQLITVNPAEQHDPNYRANAGDRCFYCKTNLYHALQQLSKERDIPWIANGTNTDDLGDHRPGLNAASDAGVISPLLEAGLNKQDIRNLALHMGLPNADKPAAACLASRIPYGTEVTPQRLAQVEAAEDALADLGFSGFRVRHHDQVARLEIPADQLNRLMDQEIREQVVTAVKRAGFVYAALDLEGFRSGSGNVMLTLAGRDLAAD
- a CDS encoding glycosyltransferase; its protein translation is MRVVHVIQNLDPAWGGVPMVASRVAAAHAGLGHNTVIACHPAPAGEQAQHSLLDGLPHRDQLNIHHIRSKGGMAGFVPDDLVTDLDPIIHGADALILHGVWDPILRAASLVATNNSIPYAITPHGMLSPWSLQLKAWKKKLALNLGYRSLISHARFIQALNDDEARYIDSLGYNVPTRIIPNGIFLDEFANLPPKGEYRQHAKLSDHPYILFLGRIHPAKGLDLMVDAFRTVITRHPDTRLVLAGPPDEDARRINDLVQKHKLQDHVLIPGPIYGRTKLAALVDCSCFCMTSRQEGFSMAITEALACARPVVITNTCHFPAIASASAGIITERNPAAVANALTSVLDNPDRAKDMGIAGRHLVETNYTWPTIAQQLISAFLQ
- a CDS encoding UvrB/UvrC motif-containing protein, whose product is MKRKCDRCDRPATHHSVEIDKGDKIEKHLCDLHAAEDGLAIKAIPTPINDLLTNFVKLQQEDDEVGSPDEPRCEGCGMSFSEFREKHLLGCAQCYAAFEHQLSPLLERAHEGGTHHVGKVPRRAGAGEHRQMQLMRMRKRLDDAVTIEDYELAARIRDEIRQFENDH